The following are encoded in a window of Anopheles stephensi strain Indian chromosome X, UCI_ANSTEP_V1.0, whole genome shotgun sequence genomic DNA:
- the LOC118512016 gene encoding uncharacterized protein LOC118512016, with product MAVGGATSASGVGTAAAAAATAAVAASVGLSNAAGAAALVSPAQNLTQNALAATVTVVIPAAGSPATGGGSSTPAVTVVAHSPTSAAAGKTVVEQVSFRHSGYSVNISNTNQLKSMRVFYVWKNEREREREYINAQY from the exons ATGGCCGTCGGAGGCGCCACCTCCGCGTCCGGCGTCggcactgctgctgcggcagctgcgacggcggcggtggcggcatcCGTCGGTTTGAGCAATGcggccggtgctgctgctctcgTGTCACCCGCCCAGAATCTCACCCAGAACGCGCTGGCCGCAACCGTGACGGTTGTGATACCGGCTGCTGGTAgcccggccaccggaggaggtAGTAGTACACCGGCGGTGACAGTCGTGGCTCACTCACCGACCAGTGCTGCGGCTGGCAAAACCGTTGTCGAACAG GTAAGCTTCAGGCATTCGGGCTATAGTGTGAATATCAGCAACACCAATCAACTCAAGAGTATGCGTGTATTTTATGTTTGgaagaacgagagagagagagagagagagtacatCAACGCTCAATACTAA